Within the Paracoccus everestensis genome, the region CGACAAGGCAGGTCACGAACAGACCGACGCGGGGACTGGGCTTTGCGGACATCGGTTTCAGGTCCTTGACAGCGCGGGCACGCGGCTGCGGTTCTGCGACATCAGGAACAGCACCGCTGCCGCCCAGATCGCCGCCGCGATCCACCACATGTTAAACCCGCCAGCCAGCAGCGCAAACCCGATGAGCCCACCCTGGATGATATAGTAGGTCATCGGGATCAGGGTCATTCGGATGATCGCGCCTTCGCGGTTGACCAGGCCCACCGTTGCGGATGCAGCCACCACGTTATGCACGCAGATCATGTTGCCAGCCGCCCCGCCGATAGCCTGCAGCGCCACAACGGTGCCCGCGCCAGCCGCGCCCAAACCGATCTGTTCGGCGGTAGAGAACTGGAACAGCGAGAACATCATGTTGCTGACGGTGTTCGACCCGGCGACAAAGGCGCCCATCGACCCTATCAGCGGCGCAAACATCGGCCAGGCCTCGCCAACGGCTGCCGAAACGCCTTCGGCCAGAACAATCGGCATGCTGGCCAGCGTATCGGATGCCGAGTTGATGAACACCTGCACCATCGGCACCGCCAGAAGCAGCGCAGGCGCGGCGGCGATCATGGTCGATCCCGACGACCGCAGCGCCTGGAGGTAGTCGCGCCCTTTCATACCATGCAGGAAGAAGGTGATGATCGAAACCAGGATCAGCACCGTTCCCGGAAGATACAGCACCTGCACCCGCGCGTTGATGCCCGAGCTGAACATGTTGTCGAGCGCGATGGTAACATCGGGAGAGTTCAGCCAGGCCTTCACCGGCCCGACTGCGCGGGTGATGATCAGCAGGGCCACGACCAGGACATAGGGTGCCCAGGCCTTCAGCAGGGGCATGACCGGGCGTCCCGCATGGTGATCTTCAAGATCGTCCAGCTTGCCGACCCAGGCCTCGTCCCACTGGGCGCGCGGCGGAAAGTCGAACACCTCCTTGGGCATGAACAGGCCCGCGCGTGCCGCCGGAACGACGATCATCAGGCCGATGATGCCGCCCAGCAGCGACGGGAATTCCGGCCCTAGAACGCGGGCGATGATGTAGTAGGGGATGGTGAAGGCAAGGCCCGCGAACAGCGCGAATTTCCAGATGCGGAAGCCTTCGATGAACGAGCGGTTGGCCCCGAAGAACCGTGTCAGCATCCCCACCAGGATCAGCGGGATCAGGAAGCCGACAAGACCGTGGATGGTTGCGACCTTCACGGCGATTTCCATCAGATAGTCGGTATAGGCCATGGGCGCGATGGTCGTCTCGACGATCTCCTGGCCACCAAGGCCGGTGTTCACGCCAACCAGAATCGGGGTTCCAACCGCGCCGAAGGACACGGGCGTGCTTTGGATGATCAGCGTCACAAGAACCGCAGCCATGGCCGGAAAGCCGATGGCGACCAGCAGCGGCGCGGCGATGGCGGCAGGCGTGCCAAAGCCCGAAGCACCCTCGATCAGCGATCCGAACATCCAGGCGATGATGATTGCCTGAACGCGCCGGTCGGGCGAAATGCTGGTGAATCCGCCACGGATCGACCGGATCCCGCCGCTTTCCTCAAGCGTATACAGCAGCAGAATGGCGCCGAAGATGATATATAGCAGGCTGATCGCGGTGATCGCGCCGTTCGCGGTGGCGCCAAGAACCTTGTTCAGATCGGTGCCCCAGACCAGCAAGGCCGTGGCTGCCGTCACCAGATAGGCCATAAGCATCGAAAAGCTGGCCGGCCGTGCCAAGACGACCAGCAGCACGAAGACCGTGGCGATCGGCAGCAGGGCCAGAATGAATGTGATGATGTCAGGCATCGTTCCTCCTCGGATAGACGGGGCAGGCCCCGCTGTTTTGTTGTGCCAGCCGCCCCGGCTTTCCCTCCGCGCCGGGTGACCCTTTGGTCAAATTGCGATCCATGCGCCTTTTATACGGCAGGCAAGGATCGGGTCGTCCCGCTTGTCCTTTTGGAAATCCAGACAGCGTCGATTTGCCGCCGGTCAGGTGCTGGATTGCAGCACGACCGTGTCAAAGGGCATGCCTTCCAGCCGCTGTTGGATCGCCTCCTCCGCTCCTTTTCACCCGCTCTCCCTCGGGGCGACAATAAACACTGTCACAAGAGGTAAATAATATGATCCTCTGTCGTGAAGCAACGTATTTGTTGGCCTTCGTGGAGGCGGCGCCAAATCTTGGCCCACCGACGAGGTGGAAAGTTTGGCGGCTATGCATTGCTAGAGAAATAAATATATCCCGTGCAAAGGTTTGGACGCGTCATCGTCTGCTTGAAATTCTCTGCATCTGAGGTAAATAATATTGATCACCTGCTGCGCGACGCAGCCGAGGGAGGGTTACGCCTCATGATAGCGGCACAGGTTTTCGAGCCGGTGGAAAACGAATCGGTCGTTCAGGCTGTGGTGGACAGGATCGAGACGATGATTGTCGATGGCGTTTTGAAGGGAGGTGCGCGTCTTCCTTCGGAACGCGAAATGTCGGACGCCTTTCGTGTCTCGCGGCCCAAGCTGCGCGAGGCGCTGCAAATCCTGGAAAGCCGCAATCTTTTGACCATCCGTCATGGCGACGGTACTTATATCGCGGAACTCACGGGCCGCGCGATGTCACCCGCAATGCTGGCGCTGTATGCGCGTCACGGCGAGGCATTTCACGATTATCTGGAATACCGCCGCGAGCAAGAGGCCTTTGCCACCCGCCTTGCCGCCCAGCGGGCCACAACTGCAGACAGGGAACGGCTGGCGGCCGTCCGCGAGGATCTCGAGGCTGCCTGGAAGGCCGATGACCGCGAGGCCGAATGGGAGGCTGATGCCCGGCTGCACAGCGCGGTCGTGGACGCCAGCCACAACACGACGCTGATCCACATGATGGCGTCGGTCTTCGACCTGACGCGTCGTGGCATCTTCTACAATCGCGACCTGCTGCGCAGCATCGACGGCACCGGCCGCAAGCTTCTGGATCAGCACCTCGAGATCATCGACGCGATCCAGGCGGGGGATCCGCAGCGCGGCGAAAGGGCCGCCCGTGCCCATCTGGATTTCGTCGAGCAATCCATCCACCTGGGCCGGGAATTACAGCGCCGCGAACGGCGCGCGCGGATGCGGCTGAATTCGGAAGGGTGACTGACCGGCCTTCGTCTATCCTGGCAGATGAAGGGTTTCGGCTTCTGCGGCTTTTCCGTCGGACACCAGGGCAAGATCCAGAAGCGTTTCGATATCGAAGTCGGGCAGGATTCCCGGCACGGCCCTGGGCGGAAGGCCGGTTCTGACCAGGATCGTCTTCAGCCCGGCCGCCCGGCCTGCCATGATGTCGGTTTCGATCTGATCGCCCAGCATGAAGGTCGTTTCAGGATCGCTTCCCAAAATTTCCAAGGCCATGTGGATCAGGTCAGGCTGCGGCTTGCCCGTCACAACCGGGGTCACCCCTGACGCCGTCTGGATGGCCGCAAGGATCGATCCGGCGCCGGGTTCGTATCCGAGACCATGCGGCAACATCCTGTCGGCATTGGTCCCGAAGAAGGACGCGCCAGCCAAAAGGGCGGCCTGCGCCTTCTGCAGTTTCTCGAACGTGAAGGCGCGGTCCAGCCCTGCCACGACTGCCCTGACGTCCTTATCCGCAATCTGGAACCCCTGCGCTTCGATTGCACCCACCAGCGAGGCTGCCCCGATCACCATCACGCGCGACCCCGGGGGAAGGTCAGCCTTCACACGCCGTGCCACGACCGCAGAACTGGTGATGACCCGTTCAGGGGTTGCCGGAATCCTCATCCCGTTCAGCTTGTCCGCGAACTCTCGGGCCGTTTTGGTGGAATTGTTGGTCACAAAGGCATAGGGCAGTCCTTGTTCATGCCATTGCCGGAATGCAAGAACAGCCGTCGCGATGGGAACATCACCCCGATACGCAACTCCGTCCAGATCGCTGATGATCGCCGCGTTGCGGGGGATCTTTATCTTCGATGTCACGGCGCTGATTTCCACTCGGATATGAAAAGGATTCGCAGGAAAGCCCTCGGGCTGAACCGCATCGCACCATTTGTACTAGGCTACCCATCGGCCAAACAAGGGTTCAGATTCCTCAGGGATTTGATGTCCAAGGGTTGAGTATAGGGCCGGTTCCATGAATTTCAGCTGTATGATGATCATCGAACCTGCGGGAGGACTTCTCGCGCTTGCTACGCCTTTGCCTGTGCCATCAAAATCTTCCTCTGCTTCAATGGCACCATCCCTTTCTTCAGGCGGCAAGATGCTGGTCGATGGGACCGAAGAACTCGTAATGGATGCGATCGGCGTGGATGCCCGCGGCGCGCAAGCTGCCGACAAAGTGGCGCAGGAAGGGGCGCGGGCCGCAAAGATAAACATCCGCCTGGCCAACGGGGTGTTTCCCTGTAGCCAGTCCAAGGTGATCCGGCTAGGTTTGGCTGTTTCATCCGCGCCGCTTTCGTAGAACGTTTCGACCAGAACATTGCCATGTCGGGCCGCGGCTTTGCGGACCTGGGCGTCATGGGCATGATGCGCCGGGCTGCTTGTGCGGTGGAATTATAAGATGGGCATACCGTGATGCTGCGCTGCGAGAACCTCCAGCATGCTGACGACGGGGGTCAGCCCTACCCCGCCCGACAGCAAAAGCAGGACGCTGTGGCGTGTCGGACAGATAGAAGGCGCCTGCCGGAGGTGTGGCTGTTAATTTCCACGCAGAACTGAGCCGGCA harbors:
- a CDS encoding HAD-IIA family hydrolase, with the protein product MTSKIKIPRNAAIISDLDGVAYRGDVPIATAVLAFRQWHEQGLPYAFVTNNSTKTAREFADKLNGMRIPATPERVITSSAVVARRVKADLPPGSRVMVIGAASLVGAIEAQGFQIADKDVRAVVAGLDRAFTFEKLQKAQAALLAGASFFGTNADRMLPHGLGYEPGAGSILAAIQTASGVTPVVTGKPQPDLIHMALEILGSDPETTFMLGDQIETDIMAGRAAGLKTILVRTGLPPRAVPGILPDFDIETLLDLALVSDGKAAEAETLHLPG
- a CDS encoding L-lactate permease, giving the protein MPDIITFILALLPIATVFVLLVVLARPASFSMLMAYLVTAATALLVWGTDLNKVLGATANGAITAISLLYIIFGAILLLYTLEESGGIRSIRGGFTSISPDRRVQAIIIAWMFGSLIEGASGFGTPAAIAAPLLVAIGFPAMAAVLVTLIIQSTPVSFGAVGTPILVGVNTGLGGQEIVETTIAPMAYTDYLMEIAVKVATIHGLVGFLIPLILVGMLTRFFGANRSFIEGFRIWKFALFAGLAFTIPYYIIARVLGPEFPSLLGGIIGLMIVVPAARAGLFMPKEVFDFPPRAQWDEAWVGKLDDLEDHHAGRPVMPLLKAWAPYVLVVALLIITRAVGPVKAWLNSPDVTIALDNMFSSGINARVQVLYLPGTVLILVSIITFFLHGMKGRDYLQALRSSGSTMIAAAPALLLAVPMVQVFINSASDTLASMPIVLAEGVSAAVGEAWPMFAPLIGSMGAFVAGSNTVSNMMFSLFQFSTAEQIGLGAAGAGTVVALQAIGGAAGNMICVHNVVAASATVGLVNREGAIIRMTLIPMTYYIIQGGLIGFALLAGGFNMWWIAAAIWAAAVLFLMSQNRSRVPALSRT
- a CDS encoding FadR/GntR family transcriptional regulator — encoded protein: MIAAQVFEPVENESVVQAVVDRIETMIVDGVLKGGARLPSEREMSDAFRVSRPKLREALQILESRNLLTIRHGDGTYIAELTGRAMSPAMLALYARHGEAFHDYLEYRREQEAFATRLAAQRATTADRERLAAVREDLEAAWKADDREAEWEADARLHSAVVDASHNTTLIHMMASVFDLTRRGIFYNRDLLRSIDGTGRKLLDQHLEIIDAIQAGDPQRGERAARAHLDFVEQSIHLGRELQRRERRARMRLNSEG